A region of Deltaproteobacteria bacterium DNA encodes the following proteins:
- a CDS encoding MFS transporter produces MGILGRPPSLGVSAEAAKDAPAVLSKKATGRWVLAATILGASMAYIDGTAVNVALPALQDRLGATITEVQWVIEAYTLFLVALILTGGVLGDRFGRRLVYGIGAALFMISSVLCGLAVNVDQLIAFRALQGIGGAMLIPGSLAIITAYFGPSERGKAIGTWSAFSAITTAVGPVLGGWLIENASWRWIFLINLPIALAVIVILFLRVPESRGDTAKCKFDYWGTALATAGLGGLIFGLIESSNLGLGHPLVTASILLGASALIAFVIVEGASESPMVPLSLFRSGTFSAANAVTLFMYGALGGTFFFLPFALIQVYGYTATGAGAAFLPIIVILFVFSRWAGGLVDRYGARMPLAAGTFIGGAGYLLIALLQGDGSYFTTFLPGVAVLGAGLALSVAPLTTAVMNAVRVSFSGTASGINNAVSRVAGLVAIAVLGVVILHAFNGHLDHGMDSLGVHQEVKELLDGERIKLAGAEIPAEVGLEMKAALEGLVRESYVKGFSLILYTSAALSFLCTFIALAAMRRREEAEHPSS; encoded by the coding sequence ATGGGAATCCTGGGAAGACCCCCTTCTTTAGGCGTTTCCGCGGAAGCGGCGAAAGACGCTCCAGCGGTTTTATCGAAGAAAGCCACCGGGCGGTGGGTGCTTGCCGCGACCATACTCGGCGCGAGCATGGCCTACATAGACGGCACCGCCGTAAACGTTGCGCTTCCCGCGCTTCAGGACAGGCTGGGGGCTACGATAACAGAGGTGCAATGGGTCATAGAGGCGTACACGCTCTTCCTCGTGGCCCTGATACTAACGGGCGGCGTGCTCGGGGACAGGTTCGGAAGGAGGCTCGTTTACGGTATAGGGGCTGCGCTCTTTATGATATCGTCGGTTCTCTGCGGCCTTGCGGTGAATGTTGACCAGTTGATTGCCTTCCGCGCCCTCCAGGGAATAGGCGGGGCGATGCTGATTCCGGGCAGCCTCGCTATAATAACGGCTTATTTCGGGCCCTCAGAGAGGGGGAAGGCCATAGGGACGTGGTCCGCGTTCTCGGCTATCACAACGGCGGTCGGCCCCGTTCTCGGAGGGTGGCTTATCGAGAACGCGTCCTGGAGATGGATATTCCTCATAAACCTTCCCATTGCCCTTGCCGTCATTGTTATACTATTTTTGCGCGTTCCCGAGAGCAGGGGGGATACAGCTAAATGCAAGTTCGACTACTGGGGCACGGCGCTTGCCACAGCGGGACTTGGGGGGCTGATATTCGGTCTGATCGAGTCCTCGAATCTGGGCCTCGGTCATCCTCTCGTTACCGCGTCAATCCTGCTCGGCGCTTCCGCGTTAATTGCGTTTGTGATTGTGGAGGGTGCGTCTGAAAGTCCAATGGTGCCGCTTAGCCTTTTCCGCTCCGGCACGTTCAGCGCGGCAAATGCGGTAACTCTTTTCATGTACGGCGCTCTCGGAGGCACTTTCTTCTTTCTGCCCTTTGCCCTGATTCAGGTTTACGGCTATACGGCGACCGGGGCGGGGGCCGCTTTCCTTCCGATAATCGTAATACTGTTCGTATTTTCCCGCTGGGCGGGAGGATTGGTAGACAGGTACGGCGCGAGGATGCCCCTTGCCGCAGGTACCTTTATCGGCGGCGCGGGGTACCTGCTGATAGCGCTCCTTCAGGGAGACGGGAGCTATTTCACCACGTTTCTGCCGGGAGTAGCCGTGCTCGGTGCGGGACTCGCTCTCAGCGTAGCGCCCCTTACGACTGCGGTGATGAACGCCGTGCGGGTGAGTTTTTCCGGCACCGCGTCGGGTATAAATAACGCCGTGTCCAGGGTGGCTGGGCTTGTCGCAATCGCCGTGCTCGGAGTCGTGATACTGCACGCGTTTAACGGCCACCTGGATCACGGAATGGACTCTCTGGGAGTGCATCAAGAAGTGAAGGAGCTGCTCGATGGGGAGCGGATAAAGCTCGCCGGAGCGGAGATACCCGCGGAAGTGGGCCTAGAGATGAAAGCGGCGCTCGAGGGGCTCGTGCGGGAATCCTACGTAAAGGGCTTTTCCCTCATTCTATATACCTCGGCCGCTCTCTCTTTTCTTTGCACCTTTATAGCGCTCGCTGCTATGAGGAGGAGGGAGGAAGCGGAACATCCTTCGTCTTAG
- a CDS encoding SDR family oxidoreductase: MRLEGKTALITGGNEGIGKATALMFAKEGAKVTVTGRRKEKLDEVVKESGGRIVAIQGDVSNENDVKSTVDEFVKQFGRIDILFNNAGILETGTAVTTSVESWDKMIDINVKGMYLMTKEVLPHMQKQGGGVIINNGSVLSHIGCQNAVAYNTTKGAVLQFSRSLAIDHAKEGIRVNTICPGFIKTKMNEDFIGNPPDAQEQLDEIAGQIVPMGYRGEVDDIAYAVVYMASDESKYMTGASLIVDGGWSCY, translated from the coding sequence ATGAGACTCGAAGGGAAAACAGCCCTCATAACAGGGGGTAATGAAGGAATCGGAAAGGCCACGGCGCTCATGTTCGCAAAAGAAGGTGCGAAAGTCACCGTTACCGGAAGAAGAAAGGAGAAACTCGACGAGGTGGTAAAGGAAAGCGGCGGCAGGATAGTGGCGATTCAGGGCGACGTTTCAAATGAAAACGACGTCAAGTCCACCGTAGATGAGTTCGTGAAGCAGTTCGGCAGGATCGATATATTGTTCAATAACGCGGGCATACTGGAGACGGGCACCGCCGTCACCACGAGCGTCGAATCCTGGGACAAGATGATAGACATCAACGTCAAGGGGATGTACCTCATGACAAAAGAGGTTCTTCCTCACATGCAGAAGCAGGGCGGGGGTGTAATTATAAATAACGGCTCGGTGCTGAGTCATATAGGGTGTCAGAACGCGGTCGCCTACAACACCACCAAGGGTGCGGTGCTCCAGTTTTCAAGGAGCCTCGCGATTGACCACGCAAAAGAAGGGATCAGGGTCAACACCATCTGCCCCGGATTCATAAAGACCAAGATGAACGAGGACTTTATCGGCAACCCCCCCGACGCGCAGGAGCAGCTCGACGAAATAGCGGGCCAGATAGTGCCGATGGGATACCGGGGCGAGGTGGACGACATAGCGTACGCGGTCGTTTACATGGCGAGCGACGAGTCGAAATACATGACCGGAGCGAGCCTCATCGTGGACGGCGGCTGGTCGTGCTATTGA
- a CDS encoding VCBS repeat-containing protein: MNAQRFLGVALSACAALVLISALYFSTTAEAVCPTGQAFCCPQPPFNSMGLYSNQSGNLYEECNDILNGERNFLEFDDLAISATIAAQGNAIDTKVWFFEAENNAISQQFNDLVSKNATTLAKTDKIVIGHFTGDIFPSLRTAGLAAVVTSNSDANNIGDSLCAGVGPDELILSLWRVVPGTGGNIGLLDCGSLDTTLPFGTGDLTGVVWSMTKGDFNHDGIEDIFVNYLGDGGYRIISFSDATDPGDIFGGVTYGPEGTGLVLRDVAVGDFNGDGKQDIVGVGISGTDKLELYLLEVDPVTLAITPTMIDISALDFTLSVRTVAVAAGEFDTINPFVDEIIVIGGIDYPGQVSGELILAEIKAFELDPSTNTPINVATQTINSSDVDLGGGADIIVMADSKKFITGEQLTAIGMSAQFVNCQDGCLSFVQLSIVDFDNNAPNPLSFSLINHTFAADTISLGGLRFCMSDIAVGNFNYNTDIPVPVPLVAAVFYEASSGCRFDNLKTNGTTLRIFDDTAQLSEVIVADLGDGIIGAPQLAAGDLESHSFLLGDPNKIVINNHKQVDLVQGVPPMHMTSLPGPQGASNTPGEITAFPLNFFSTFGEEVTSGQSVSSTSTTSYSFSTRQEFSEKITYGFADVDSVSAAFTQTAEQSHDGSVSRKFDRYVEESESFESSTSTDDILFFTQKNLNIWTYPVLGADGQVCAACVAGSSCPTTDVCTIPTAPMHIQYTAPDNIQFNRVPAASTMEWYQPVVEPLNVLTYPWTLAHLENEFPGFLPIDANEIQVNSTGPSGASEVSVKWQSTTTSGITTGSGETHSFNTSEAVSGSVEFDGVGGDADASFDYNKSRSISNNLTTEKTTTASQGFTITREDAFPAATDTQYPYASLLFGQTPPEFTLDKRTLASVVDLQTEGPLFLGFMANPNAMTSGGWWTSTYTSPDVGLNHPFRWTFNTPPDDNITQLGEFTFNPKDQFPTVPVKTLFYHMRGFFVVPETLPDTPCDDHEAIGPQRTRAVEGDTLLLCARVYNLSLTDMPAGSEVMVRFYRQEWDGSNLTGDSVLIGGTQTLPVIPPSGNNPDNCTEPFTDPSCTNPPNWEFARTTLDTTGLGDTYWYFWVVVWMENGGSLVSELPGLGLNRIPPAMITSFTDVDVQDFSNNVGLYKQVFYVQPPPPAALSLTSSSSGEELTRINGASVEVESVTASPFKIVPGERSGIDAIIKTIGTAADDVTVSFFDGDPDNGGELFDQEEIPHIRTDSSFVAFASFSPQECGFHNIFVEARSKVAPPAVNMTQMVLECPRVIITEAVYTESIQELLVKGIVEGLEIGGKVELFDLETGELLGEIPEENLGIKDGKKRFSFLLNNIGENEAPCAVLVVAGRAKDLGLVDGNEACGAVPVPPTPTSTPTPTPMPSPPPSGENVAVVGDVTIISPEGTVISGAEQVTPECPDMIDGLIAEYPLGFFTYKVSNVTPGGTIQVEYMLPPGAGPFSRFFKFGPTPDNPVPHCYEFTFDGTTGTQFLPNGNILLTIMDGGRGDSDLTADGMVTDPGGPGVLIAVDGDPDSGGGCGLAGISVTESSLPNILIPIALGLLVGVRVAVRRRRDSA, from the coding sequence ATGAATGCACAACGATTCTTAGGCGTAGCTTTGTCGGCGTGTGCAGCGCTTGTACTAATTTCCGCTTTATATTTCAGTACTACTGCTGAGGCGGTGTGCCCCACAGGCCAGGCTTTCTGCTGCCCGCAGCCGCCGTTCAATAGCATGGGGCTTTATTCGAACCAGAGCGGCAATCTTTATGAGGAATGCAACGATATCTTAAACGGTGAGAGAAACTTTCTGGAGTTCGACGACCTGGCGATCTCCGCTACAATAGCGGCTCAGGGGAATGCTATAGATACAAAGGTCTGGTTTTTCGAGGCGGAAAATAACGCGATCTCCCAGCAGTTCAATGATCTAGTATCTAAAAATGCCACAACGCTCGCCAAAACCGACAAGATAGTAATAGGCCACTTCACGGGAGATATTTTCCCCAGCTTGCGGACAGCGGGTCTAGCCGCTGTAGTCACCTCAAACAGCGACGCCAATAATATCGGAGATTCTCTATGCGCGGGAGTAGGGCCGGACGAGCTTATACTCTCGTTGTGGAGAGTTGTGCCAGGCACAGGAGGGAACATCGGGCTGCTTGACTGCGGAAGCCTCGATACTACGCTACCGTTCGGCACCGGCGACTTAACCGGAGTGGTCTGGAGCATGACGAAGGGTGATTTCAACCATGACGGAATAGAGGATATATTCGTCAACTATCTGGGCGACGGCGGTTACAGAATAATCTCGTTCTCGGATGCGACGGACCCTGGTGATATATTTGGCGGGGTTACATACGGTCCCGAGGGTACGGGGCTTGTGCTTCGCGATGTCGCAGTCGGTGACTTTAACGGCGACGGCAAGCAGGATATTGTGGGTGTTGGTATAAGCGGCACGGACAAGCTGGAACTTTATCTGCTCGAAGTGGACCCCGTTACTCTCGCCATAACTCCTACCATGATTGATATATCCGCTCTCGATTTTACGCTCAGTGTGAGGACTGTAGCTGTGGCAGCGGGGGAGTTTGACACTATCAATCCTTTTGTGGACGAGATTATAGTGATAGGGGGGATTGATTACCCGGGCCAGGTAAGCGGCGAGCTAATACTTGCCGAAATCAAGGCCTTTGAGCTGGATCCGAGCACAAACACGCCGATAAACGTAGCGACCCAGACTATAAACAGCTCCGATGTCGATTTAGGGGGCGGCGCGGATATAATAGTCATGGCCGACAGCAAAAAGTTTATAACCGGTGAGCAGCTTACCGCGATCGGGATGAGCGCCCAGTTCGTCAATTGTCAGGACGGCTGTCTGTCTTTTGTTCAGCTGTCCATCGTGGACTTCGATAACAATGCTCCGAACCCTTTGAGTTTCAGCCTGATTAATCACACCTTCGCGGCTGATACTATTAGTCTCGGGGGCCTGCGCTTCTGTATGAGCGATATAGCCGTAGGGAATTTTAATTATAACACTGACATTCCCGTACCTGTCCCGTTGGTCGCGGCTGTTTTTTATGAGGCGAGCTCAGGCTGCAGGTTTGACAACTTAAAGACGAACGGTACTACCTTGCGCATATTCGATGATACTGCACAGTTGTCCGAAGTGATTGTAGCCGATCTGGGAGACGGTATAATAGGGGCTCCCCAGCTTGCGGCCGGGGACCTCGAGAGCCACTCTTTTTTACTCGGCGATCCCAATAAAATTGTCATTAACAATCATAAGCAGGTGGATCTTGTCCAGGGCGTACCCCCCATGCATATGACCAGCCTGCCGGGCCCCCAGGGGGCATCCAACACTCCGGGAGAGATAACGGCTTTTCCGCTTAACTTTTTCTCTACGTTCGGAGAGGAAGTGACTTCGGGTCAGTCTGTATCGTCAACAAGCACTACGAGTTACAGTTTTTCTACCAGGCAGGAATTCTCAGAAAAAATTACTTACGGTTTTGCGGACGTCGATAGTGTCAGCGCAGCCTTTACTCAGACTGCAGAGCAGTCACATGACGGCAGCGTTTCAAGAAAGTTCGATAGATATGTGGAGGAGAGTGAGAGTTTTGAGAGCAGCACCTCCACTGACGATATTCTGTTCTTTACCCAAAAGAATTTGAATATATGGACTTACCCCGTCCTGGGGGCGGACGGTCAGGTGTGCGCAGCTTGTGTTGCCGGGTCGTCTTGTCCTACCACCGACGTATGCACGATACCTACTGCTCCCATGCACATACAGTATACAGCGCCGGATAATATCCAGTTTAACCGAGTCCCTGCAGCCTCCACTATGGAGTGGTATCAGCCGGTAGTAGAGCCCCTAAACGTACTTACCTATCCGTGGACTCTGGCCCACCTCGAAAACGAGTTCCCCGGCTTTTTGCCCATAGACGCTAATGAGATACAGGTAAACTCTACGGGTCCCTCGGGTGCGTCGGAAGTTTCAGTAAAGTGGCAATCGACCACCACGTCGGGGATAACAACGGGCTCGGGAGAAACTCATTCCTTTAATACCTCGGAGGCTGTTTCGGGAAGCGTGGAGTTTGACGGCGTCGGAGGAGATGCTGACGCTTCTTTTGACTACAACAAGAGCAGGTCGATATCCAACAATCTTACGACCGAGAAAACCACTACGGCTTCGCAAGGGTTTACGATTACGAGAGAGGACGCTTTCCCTGCTGCGACCGATACCCAGTACCCATACGCGTCGCTGTTGTTCGGCCAAACCCCGCCTGAATTTACGCTGGATAAGCGAACTCTTGCGAGTGTGGTGGACCTCCAGACGGAGGGCCCGCTGTTCCTGGGCTTTATGGCGAACCCGAATGCCATGACCTCAGGAGGCTGGTGGACATCTACATATACCAGCCCGGACGTCGGCCTGAACCATCCGTTCCGATGGACGTTTAACACCCCTCCGGACGATAATATAACCCAGCTCGGCGAATTCACATTTAATCCAAAGGACCAGTTCCCTACCGTCCCTGTAAAGACCCTGTTCTATCACATGAGGGGCTTCTTCGTAGTACCGGAAACCTTGCCGGACACGCCCTGCGACGACCATGAGGCGATCGGGCCTCAGAGGACGAGGGCCGTCGAAGGGGACACCCTGCTTTTGTGCGCGAGGGTTTATAACCTGAGCCTGACTGATATGCCGGCGGGATCGGAGGTCATGGTCCGGTTCTACCGTCAGGAATGGGACGGCAGCAACTTGACGGGCGACAGCGTACTTATTGGAGGCACGCAGACGCTGCCCGTGATACCTCCTTCGGGAAACAACCCCGATAACTGTACGGAGCCGTTTACCGACCCGAGCTGTACTAATCCGCCTAACTGGGAATTTGCCCGAACGACGTTAGATACGACCGGGCTCGGTGATACATACTGGTATTTCTGGGTGGTGGTCTGGATGGAAAACGGCGGCTCCCTTGTCTCGGAACTGCCCGGGCTGGGGTTGAATCGGATTCCCCCCGCAATGATTACGTCGTTTACAGATGTGGACGTCCAGGATTTCAGTAACAATGTGGGTCTTTATAAGCAGGTGTTCTATGTACAGCCGCCTCCTCCCGCGGCTTTGTCGCTTACATCCTCCTCATCCGGGGAGGAGCTTACAAGGATAAATGGCGCGTCTGTCGAGGTGGAGAGCGTAACGGCTTCTCCATTTAAGATAGTTCCCGGGGAGAGGTCTGGTATAGACGCCATAATAAAAACTATCGGCACTGCCGCGGACGACGTCACAGTCTCGTTTTTCGACGGCGATCCGGATAATGGAGGCGAGCTTTTCGATCAGGAAGAAATACCGCATATACGGACGGACAGTAGTTTTGTTGCATTTGCTTCTTTCTCGCCGCAGGAATGCGGATTTCATAATATATTTGTGGAGGCTCGCTCCAAGGTGGCGCCTCCCGCGGTGAACATGACACAGATGGTTTTGGAATGTCCTCGAGTAATAATAACGGAGGCGGTATATACCGAATCTATTCAGGAACTTCTTGTCAAAGGTATTGTCGAAGGACTCGAGATTGGAGGGAAGGTGGAGCTGTTTGACCTTGAGACCGGCGAGCTGCTTGGGGAAATCCCTGAGGAGAATCTGGGGATAAAGGACGGGAAGAAGCGGTTTTCTTTCCTTTTGAATAATATTGGCGAGAATGAGGCACCGTGCGCGGTGCTTGTCGTAGCCGGCAGGGCGAAGGATCTGGGGCTTGTTGATGGTAATGAAGCGTGTGGAGCGGTTCCCGTACCTCCAACACCCACGTCAACGCCAACACCTACACCCATGCCTTCACCTCCTCCGTCGGGGGAGAACGTTGCAGTGGTGGGAGACGTGACGATAATCAGCCCCGAAGGGACTGTGATATCAGGAGCGGAGCAGGTAACGCCCGAATGCCCGGATATGATTGACGGCCTCATCGCCGAATACCCGTTAGGCTTCTTTACATACAAGGTATCGAACGTAACGCCCGGCGGGACGATACAGGTCGAATACATGCTTCCGCCCGGAGCGGGGCCCTTCAGCAGGTTCTTTAAGTTCGGCCCCACCCCTGACAACCCCGTGCCCCACTGCTACGAGTTTACGTTCGACGGCACGACAGGGACCCAGTTCCTGCCTAACGGGAACATACTGCTCACAATAATGGACGGCGGTAGAGGGGACTCGGATCTTACTGCGGACGGGATGGTTACCGACCCGGGAGGGCCCGGTGTGCTTATTGCTGTAGACGGTGACCCCGACTCGGGAGGCGGCTGCGGACTGGCGGGGATATCGGTTACAGAGTCGTCTCTGCCAAACATTCTGATTCCGATTGCGCTCGGATTACTGGTCGGCGTCCGGGTGGCTGTCAGAAGGAGGCGTGATAGCGCATAG